One window of the Populus nigra chromosome 4, ddPopNigr1.1, whole genome shotgun sequence genome contains the following:
- the LOC133691928 gene encoding uncharacterized protein LOC133691928 isoform X1, giving the protein MSSNNPNQTIRSPEKPESKFEDEAEEEEEAEELEQLETQVKQMAKKILEYRATLPDQLKTTLALLLSSQRPILPDCDSGSNPGPSGELNPDSGGQDKSSRAALLTKEDRKTAEKVHLLKEKISSNVSTMPVVLKRMKDCISRINKLDSYNGSIHPAFKKKKTS; this is encoded by the exons ATGTCGTCTAACAATCCGAACCAAACCATTCGGAGCCCAGAAAAACCCGAATCTAAATTCGAAGAcgaggcggaggaggaggaggaagcggAGGAATTGGAGCAGTTGGAGACACAAGTGAAGCAAATGGCAAAGAAGATTCTCGAGTACAGAGCCACTTTACCTGATCAACTGAAAACTACTCTCGCTTTGCTTCTTTCTTCGCAACGACCCATCTTACCTGATTGCGATTCCGGCTCGAATCCTGGGCCCTCCGGTGAACTTAACCCAG ATTCAGGAGGACAGGACAAATCCAGTAGAGCGGCATTACTAACAAAAGAAGACCGGAAGACTGCCGAGAAAGTACATTTGTTGAAAGAGAAAATTTCTAGCAATGTCTCTACAATGCCTGTAGTTTTAAAGAGGATGAAAGATTGTATTTCTAGGATTAACAAACTAGATTCCTACAATGGAAGCATACATCCggcttttaaaaagaaaaagacaagcTGA
- the LOC133690479 gene encoding riboflavin biosynthesis protein PYRD, chloroplastic — MPAHTLTLPYHPPTPLNFSRSSRTLPSLASPQYPLNLTLRDHSRSVFFNPVNRMSSSGKHGILVTVSCVAKEGGTDDDKDDGFYMRRCVELARKAIGCTSPNPMVGCVIVKDGKIVGEGFHPKAGQPHAEVFALRDAGDLAENATAYVSLEPCNHYGRTPPCSEALVKAKVKKVVIGMIDPNPIVASRGVQRLRDAGINVVVGVEEELCKRLNEAFIHKMLTGSPFVTLRYSLSVNGHLVNQLGEGVTDSGGYYSQLLQEYDAVILSASLTGSSPFPASQEPGANQPLWILMAGGPSSPIQIPLLTEEAASKVTIFTDKEASEEPETSKKGIETVVLDKINLNAILEYCKSRGLCSVLMDWRGSFVELEELLKDGTEQNLLQKIVVEVLPFWDESSGLSSLTASKSIRRRLKVNNLQPKISGDQSIVLEGYL, encoded by the exons ATGCCGGCTCACACACTGACTCTCCCATATCACCCTCCCACACCACTCAATTTCTCTCGCTCTTCTCGTACTCTTCCTTCTCTGGCATCACCACAATACCCCTTGAATCTGACTCTCAGAGACCATTCAAGATCAGTTTTTTTCAATCCAGTCAATAGGATGTCTAGTTCTGGAAAACATGGAATCTTGGTTACGGTCAGTTGTGTGGCAAAAGAGGGTGGTACTGATGACGATAAAGATGATGGGTTTTATATGAGGAGGTGTGTGGAGTTAGCAAGGAAAGCAATTGGGTGTACTAGTCCTAATCCTATGGTGGGTTGTGTTATTGTTAAAGATGGTAAAATTGTTGGTGAAGGTTTTCACCCTAAAGCTGGCCAGCCTCATGCTGAG GTCTTTGCCCTTAGAGATGCCGGGGATTTGGCTGAGAATGCAACAGCTTATGTGAGCTTGGAACCATGTAATCACTATGGGAGAACTCCACCATGCAGTGAAGCCCTGGTAAAAGCCAAAGTGAAGAAGGTTGTTATTGGGATGATTGATCCAAACCCAATTGTGGCTTCCAGAGGTGTGCAAAGATTGAGAGATGCAGGAATTAATGTAGTTGTTGGTGTAGAAGAAGAATTGTGCAAGAGGCTCAATGAGGCCTTTATCCATAAAATGCTGACAGGGTCGCCCTTTGTTACGCTTAG GTACTCCCTCTCAGTCAATGGCCATCTTGTAAACCAACTTGGGGAAGGAGTCACTGACTCTGGTGGATACTACTCTCAATTGTTACAAGAATATGACGCAGTTATACTTTCTGCCTCGTTAACTGGCAGTTCCCCATTTCCTGCATCACAAGAACCTGGTGCCAATCAACCCCTTTGGATTCTGATGGCAGGAGGCCCTAGTTCTCCAATCCAAATTCCTCTACTCACGGAAGAGGCAGCTTCTAAAGTTACGATATTTACAGACAAAGAGGCAAGTGAAGAACCAGAAACTTCTAAAAAGGGTATTGAAACTGTGGTTTTGGATAAGATAAATTTGAATGCAATTTTGGAATATTGTAAAAGCCGGGGACTATGCAGTGTTTTGATGGATTGGAGAGGCAGTTTCGTTGAGCTTGAAGAGCTCCTAAAAGATGGTACTGAGCAGAATTTATTGCAAAAAATTGTGGTGGAAGTATTACCTTTCTGGGATGAAAGCAGTGGTTTAAGTTCTCTCACGGCATCAAAGAGCATTCGACGAAGGCTAAAAGTCAATAACTTACAGCCCAAGATCTCGGGTGATCAGAGCATTGTACTGGAGGGTTATCTATAG
- the LOC133691928 gene encoding uncharacterized protein LOC133691928 isoform X2 codes for MSSNNPNQTIRSPEKPESKFEDEAEEEEEAEELEQLETQVKQMAKKILEYRATLPDQLKTTLALLLSSQRPILPDCDSGSNPGPSGELNPGGQDKSSRAALLTKEDRKTAEKVHLLKEKISSNVSTMPVVLKRMKDCISRINKLDSYNGSIHPAFKKKKTS; via the exons ATGTCGTCTAACAATCCGAACCAAACCATTCGGAGCCCAGAAAAACCCGAATCTAAATTCGAAGAcgaggcggaggaggaggaggaagcggAGGAATTGGAGCAGTTGGAGACACAAGTGAAGCAAATGGCAAAGAAGATTCTCGAGTACAGAGCCACTTTACCTGATCAACTGAAAACTACTCTCGCTTTGCTTCTTTCTTCGCAACGACCCATCTTACCTGATTGCGATTCCGGCTCGAATCCTGGGCCCTCCGGTGAACTTAACCCAG GAGGACAGGACAAATCCAGTAGAGCGGCATTACTAACAAAAGAAGACCGGAAGACTGCCGAGAAAGTACATTTGTTGAAAGAGAAAATTTCTAGCAATGTCTCTACAATGCCTGTAGTTTTAAAGAGGATGAAAGATTGTATTTCTAGGATTAACAAACTAGATTCCTACAATGGAAGCATACATCCggcttttaaaaagaaaaagacaagcTGA
- the LOC133690785 gene encoding serine/threonine-protein kinase VIK-like yields MGSYEGFSVYFQRIQSQAIDSEGPYRLLSCSSKGDKAGVLQELEKGVEPNLADYDKRTALHLASCEGCTEVVILLLEKGADVNSIDRWGRTLTLENLQPLSDARSFGHEGICKILEARGGIDPVGLDSQTACYEIDYSEVGMDDAILIGEIKKALQGSYGEVYLVKWRGTEVAAKTIRSSIASDPRVRNTFLKELGLWQKLRHPNIVQFLGVLKHSDRLIFLTEYLRDVGYPIFNHDWTFLGSLYDILKRKGRLDQETAVSYALDIARNVLQDESGHLKVTDFGLSKIAQEKDDQGYMMTGGTGSYRYMAPEVYRRESYGKSVDVFSFALIVHEIFQGGPSNRTALPEHIADKRAFEDARPSLSSFVYPDPIKMLLRECWHKNPESRPTFEEIISKLESIQESFQSKKDAGGCCSCCIL; encoded by the exons ATGGGGTCTTATGAAGGATTTTCTGtgtattttcaa AGGATTCAATCACAAGCAATCGACTCCGAAGGTCCATACCGGCTGCTTTCTTGTTCAAGCAAGGGTGACAAAGCTGGAGTGTTGCAGGAGTTAGAAAAAGGTGTGGAACCCAATCTGGCCGATTATGATAAGAGAACAGCTCTTCATTTGGCGTCTTGTGAAGGCTGTACAGAGGTTGTGATACTACTTCTTGAGAAAGGAGCAGATGTGAATTCTATTGATCGCTGGGGTCGCACT TTGACATTAGAAAATCTTCAGCCTCTGTCAGATGCTCGTAGCTTTGGTCACGAAGGTATTTGCAAGATTTTGGAAGCTCGAGGCGGAATAGATCCG GTAGGACTTGACTCCCAGACTGCGTGCTATGAGATTGATTACTCTGAAGTGGGCATGGATGATGCAATACTCATTGGAGAA ATCAAGAAGGCATTGCAGGGATCATATGGTGAAGTTTACTTAGTCAAATGGCGTGGTACAGAAGTAGCAGCAAAGACGATCCGTTCCTCCATTGCATCAGATCCAAGGGTGAG GAATACCTTTCTGAAGGAACTGGGGCTGTGGCAAAAGTTGCGCCACCCTAATATAGTGCAGTTCCTTGGTGTTCTAAAGCACTCCGATCGGTTGATCTTCCTGACGGAGTACCTTCGCGATGTGGGTTATCCAATTTTCAATCATGACTGGACCTTTTTG GGAAGTTTGTATGACATCCTAAAACGGAAGGGAAGACTTGATCAGGAAACAGCAGTTTCGTATGCTTTAGATATTGCAAG GAATGTGTTACAAGATGAGTCTGGACACCTTAAGGTTACAGACTTCGGCTTAAGCAAAATTGCACAGGAAAAGGATGACCAAGGTTACATGATGACTGGAGGAACAGGTTCAT ATCGCTACATGGCACCTGAGGTATATCGTCGAGAATCCTATGGGAAAAGTGTTGATGTCTTCTCCTTTGCCCTCATAGTACATGAG ATCTTCCAAGGAGGGCCATCAAATAGAACAGCACTCCCTGAGCATATTGCAGACAAGCGGGCATTTGAAGATGCTCGACCATCTCTATCCTCATTTGTTTACCCAGATCCAATTAAGAT GCTTCTTCGAGAGTGTTGGCACAAGAATCCTGAAAGTCGACCAACATTTGAAGAGATAATATCAAAGCTAGAGTCGATCCAGGAGAGTTTCCAAAGCAAGAAAGACGCAGGGGGCTGTTGTTCCTGTTGCATCTTATAG